Proteins encoded within one genomic window of Camelina sativa cultivar DH55 chromosome 19, Cs, whole genome shotgun sequence:
- the LOC104767766 gene encoding uncharacterized protein LOC104767766 has translation MGIYDSSAPNMNTKESILVEPKPYRPQIPFPRRHEKKPLDEKKYDRYKEVMSEFIADIPFIEARSISLCLKRLPKLEDPGKFVVPCSILGVNFEDFLCDTGSNVNVMSKAIAERLGINDMKASKVSLKFANAVTTTPQGFINNLDVRVGSCLVATYFHVVEMSKGSEMPLILGRPFLGTVGAVVDLPNKKTTSLTLMIKSFTT, from the exons ATGGGGATTTACGACTCATCTGCTCCTAATATGAATACCAAGGAATCAATTCTTGTGGAACCAAAGCCATATAGGCCACAAATTCCTTTTCCAagaagacatgagaagaaaccTCTGGATGAAAAGAAGTATGATCGGTACAAAGAAGTTATGAGTGAGTTCATCGCTGACATTCCCTTTATAGAGGCACGAAgcatatctctttgtttaaAAAG ACTACCCAAGTTAGAAGATCCAGGAAaatttgttgttccatgctcCATCTTAGGAGTGAACTTTGAGGATTTCCTTTGTGACACTGGATCCAATGTGAATGTAATGTCTAAGGCTATTGCAGAGAGGTTGGGGATTAATGATATGAAGGCTTCTAAGGTCTCTCTCAAGTTTGCAAATGCTGTCACCACGACTCCACAAGGCTTCATTAACAATTTAGATGTTCGAGTTGGGAGTTGCTTGGTTGCTACATATTTTCATGTTGTGGAAATGAGCAAGGGTTCTGAAATGCCTTTGATTCTTGGGAGACCTTTCCTAGGAACAGTGGGAGCAGTTGTTGACTTGCCTAATAAGAAGACCACTTCTCTAACATTGATGATAAAGTCTTTTACAACGTAA